In Juglans microcarpa x Juglans regia isolate MS1-56 chromosome 7D, Jm3101_v1.0, whole genome shotgun sequence, the following are encoded in one genomic region:
- the LOC121239693 gene encoding uncharacterized protein LOC121239693 isoform X2, with the protein MEAVSGGKSMGEKSAARKTKARGGAKIVDEEQDAKTNMMKEASKEDTPTPMKRKRGADGEMAQAFWLSLERSSSRLRPRKDVPAFRLVDLEDDDNDRIVGKRVKVYWSGSRKWFTGRIKAFDSDKGLHDILYEDGDCEILDLRKERFELEVVATDCFNVRTKASSEKKVGLDGAKVSAATLKEEMVDAEKEAKELETEKKTPAEIVVKENKDHDASNEGDLIAEMGVHVLPEKAKEVVINEVVEEPHNAGYEKEQDKPKMDEEATQVIRLVSNSQAKELGSGNVEGSGEAVKVDFIEVDSDKSVKKRVNSKQRVGPKAVKRRSFRSQNRKESKEEEDQDKNKGGVSHDDEIKDQIMHVDVNVVKSVEVNYQEVGKIDSLAEAVHEGGISAEGQHNTPDSMVEEKEMDEAEKQSEIGDVMVPKDAINRLSLSSNAQGGKDDMEDPTVNTEASVLVDKVKEKVSIRKINVEGPGDVDTGKAKKAGDDNNPESIAQYVRRERSLVQTE; encoded by the coding sequence ATGGAGGCAGTTTCTGGTGGTAAGTCTATGGGAGAAAAATCTGCAGCTAGAAAGACTAAGGCAAGAGGTGGTGCCAAAATTGTTGATGAAGAGCAGGATGCAAAGACAAACATGATGAAGGAAGCGAGTAAAGAGGACACTCCCACTCCAATGAAACGAAAGAGGGGAGCAGATGGGGAAATGGCACAGGCATTTTGGTTGTCCCTAGAGAGAAGTTCGTCTAGGCTCCGCCCAAGGAAGGACGTGCCTGCTTTCCGTTTGGTAGATTTGGAGGATGATGATAATGACAGGATTGTTGGCAAAAGAGTTAAGGTTTACTGGTCAGGGTCACGAAAATGGTTCACCGGACGCATCAAAGCTTTTGATTCTGACAAGGGGCTGCATGATATTCTGTACGAAGATGGTGACTGTGAAATTTTGGATTTGAGGAAAGAGCGATTTGAGCTTGAAGTTGTGGCCACCGACTGTTTCAATGTGAGAACCAAAGCCAGTTCTGAAAAGAAAGTTGGTTTGGATGGTGCCAAAGTCAGTGCAGCAACTTTGAAAGAGGAGATGGTAGATGCTGAGAAAGAGGCAAAGGAATTGGAGACAGAGAAGAAAACTCCAGCAGAGATAgttgtcaaagaaaataaagatcatgATGCTAGTAATGAAGGAGACCTCATTGCAGAAATGGGTGTGCATGTGCTTCCCGAAAAAGCCAAGGAGGTGGTCATTAATGAGGTTGTTGAAGAACCACATAATGCTGGTTATGAAAAAGAGCAAGATAAACCTAAAATGGATGAAGAAGCCACACAAGTTATCAGGCTGGTATCTAATTCTCAGGCAAAAGAATTGGGATCAGGTAATGTGGAAGGGAGTGGAGAAGCTGTGAAAGTTGACTTCATTGAGGTAGACAGTGATAAATCAGTGAAAAAGCGTGTGAACTCAAAGCAAAGAGTGGGCCCTAAAGCTGTGAAAAGAAGAAGCTTCAGGTCACAGAACAGGAAAGAAAGCAAAGAGGAAGAAGACCAGGATAAAAATAAGGGAGGCGTTTCTCACGATGATGAAATTAAGGACCAGATTATGCATGTCGACGTCAATGTTGTCAAATCTGTGGAGGTTAATTATCAGGAGGTTGGAAAGATTGATTCTCTTGCAGAAGCAGTACATGAAGGTGGAATATCAGCTGAAGGTCAACATAACACACCAGACTCCATGGTTGAGGAGAAAGAGATGGATGAGGCAGAAAAGCAGTCTGAGATAGGAGATGTAATGGTTCCAAAAGATGCCATAAATAGGTTGAGTTTGAGCTCAAATGCTCAAGGTGGGAAAGATGATATGGAGGATCCAACCGTTAATACAGAAGCTTCTGTTCTTGTGGATAAAGTCAAGGAAAAAGTAAGTATTAGAAAAATCAATGTTGAAGGACCTGGTGATGTTGATACTGGGAAAGCAAAGAAGGCCGGGGATGACAATAATCCTGAAAGCATAGCTCAATATGTCCGCAGGGAGCGATCCCTAGTTCAAACAGAGTGA
- the LOC121239693 gene encoding uncharacterized protein LOC121239693 isoform X1 produces MEAVSGGKSMGEKSAARKTKARGGAKIVDEEQDAKTNMMKEASKEDTPTPMKRKRGADGEMAQAFWLSLERSSSRLRPRKDVPAFRLVDLEDDDNDRIVGKRVKVYWSGSRKWFTGRIKAFDSDKGLHDILYEDGDCEILDLRKERFELEVVATDCFNVRTKASSEKKVGLDGAKVSAATLKEEMVDAEKEAKELETEKKTPAEIVVKENKDHDASNEGDLIAEMGVHVLPEKAKEVVINEVVEEPHNAGYEKEQDKPKMDEEATQVIRLVSNSQAKELGSGNVEGSGEAVKVDFIEVDSDKSVKKRVNSKQRVGPKAVKRRSFRSQNRKESKEEEDQDKNKGGVSHDDEIKDQIMHVDVNVVKSVEVNYQEVGKIDSLAEAVHEGGISAEGQHNTPDSMVEEKEMDEAEKQSEIGDVMVPKDAINRLSLSSNAQGGKDDMEDPTVNTEASVLVDKVKEKVSIRKINVEGPGDVDTGKAKKAGDDNNPESIAQYVRRERSLVQTE; encoded by the exons ATGGAGGCAGTTTCTGGTGGTAAGTCTATGGGAGAAAAATCTGCAGCTAGAAAGACTAAGGCAAGAGGTGGTGCCAAAATTGTTGATGAAGAGCAGGATGCAAAGACAAACATGATGAAGGAAGCGAGTAAAGAGGACACTCCCACTCCAATGAAACGAAAGAGGGGAGCAGATGGGGAAATGGCACAGGCATTTTGGTTGTCCCTAGAGAGAAGTTCGTCTAGGCTCCGCCCAAGGAAGGACGTGCCTGCTTTCCGTTTGGTAGATTTGGAGGATGATGATAATGACAGGATTGTTGGCAAAAGAGTTAAGGTTTACTGGTCAGGGTCACGAAAATGGTTCACCGGACGCATCAAAGCTTTTGATTCTGACAAGGGGCTGCATGATATTCTGTACGAAGATGGTGACTGTGAAATTTTGGATTTGAGGAAAGAGCGATTTGAGCTTGAAGTTGTGGCCACCGACTGTTTCAATGTGAGAACCAAAGCCAGTTCTGAAAAGAAAGTTGGTTTGGATGGTGCCAAAGTCAGTGCAGCAACTTTGAAAGAGGAGATGGTAGATGCTGAGAAAGAGGCAAAGGAATTGGAGACAGAGAAGAAAACTCCAGCAGAGATAgttgtcaaagaaaataaagatcatgATGCTAGTAATGAAGGAGACCTCATTGCAGAAATGGGTGTGCATGTGCTTCCCGAAAAAGCCAAGGAGGTGGTCATTAATGAGGTTGTTGAAGAACCACATAATGCTGGTTATGAAAAAGAGCAAGATAAACCTAAAATGGATGAAGAAGCCACACAAGTTATCAGGCTGGTATCTAATTCTCAGGCAAAAGAATTGGGATCAGGTAATGTGGAAGGGAGTGGAGAAGCTGTGAAAGTTGACTTCATTGAGGTAGACAGTGATAAATCAGTGAAAAAGCGTGTGAACTCAAAGCAAAGAGTGGGCCCTAAAGCTGTGAAAAGAAGAAGCTTCAGGTCACAGAACAGGAAAGAAAGCAAAGAGGAAGAAGACCAGGATAAAAATAAGGGAGGCGTTTCTCACGATGATGAAATTAAGGACCAGATTATGCATGTCGACGTCAATGTTGTCAAATCTGTGGAGGTTAATTATCAGGAGGTTGGAAAGATTGATTCTCTTGCAGAAGCAGTACATGAAGGTGGAATATCAGCTGAAGGTCAACATAACACACCAGACTCCATGGTTGAGGAGAAAGAGATGGATGAGGCAGAAAAGCAGTCTGAGATAGGAGATGTAATGGTTCCAAAAGATGCCATAAATAGGTTGAGTTTGAGCTCAAATGCTCAAGGTGGGAAAGATGATATGGAGGATCCAACCGTTAATACAGAAGCTTCTGTTCTTGTGGATAAAGTCAAGGAAAAAGTAAGTATTAGAAAAATCAATGTTGAAGGACCTGGTGATGTTGATACTGGGAAAGCAAAGAAGGCCGGGGATGACAATAATCCTGAAAGCATAGCTCAATATGTCCGCAGGGAGCGATCCCTAGTTCAAACAGA GTAA